The following are from one region of the Paenibacillus sp. JZ16 genome:
- a CDS encoding phosphotransferase enzyme family protein, whose amino-acid sequence MEQAVLDQGAERFGQGSYSLKLLGGFDQNVFEYNGEDGRRFIIKFLNASKYRKASIIRKLTWMAYLAEQGLNMAESIRSAQDLLIEEVTHDSKRYHVIAFTKAPGSPLTDVTSDFSIIKQWGRGMGRMHKLGKKDATASSLVHRMAFPHWNEHVIFTDAFPEAAGERVHTQWKQYLKELESLPQDQEGYGIVHNDLHHHNFHVHNGEIIFFDFGDVSYHWFAYDIAIAIYHAVQTVPENRKAEFVARFFDSFLSGYLQENTLSEDWIERIPYFIDFRNIYSFVYFSKFVNWNEMDERTRKYLLAMKADIEEGKSVVKLSI is encoded by the coding sequence ATGGAACAGGCTGTCTTGGATCAAGGGGCCGAACGATTCGGCCAAGGTTCTTATTCGCTGAAGTTACTTGGGGGATTCGATCAGAATGTATTTGAATACAACGGCGAAGACGGACGCCGCTTCATTATTAAATTTTTGAACGCATCCAAATACCGCAAAGCCTCGATCATTCGCAAGCTTACGTGGATGGCCTATCTCGCCGAGCAGGGTCTGAACATGGCCGAGTCCATTCGATCTGCCCAGGACCTTCTTATTGAAGAGGTAACCCACGATTCCAAGCGTTACCATGTCATTGCCTTTACGAAGGCTCCCGGCAGCCCGTTAACGGATGTAACATCGGATTTTTCGATAATCAAGCAGTGGGGACGCGGGATGGGCCGTATGCATAAGCTCGGCAAAAAGGACGCCACCGCTTCCTCACTCGTGCACCGAATGGCGTTTCCACATTGGAATGAGCATGTGATTTTTACCGATGCGTTCCCGGAGGCTGCAGGTGAAAGAGTCCATACGCAGTGGAAACAGTATCTTAAGGAATTGGAGTCGCTTCCGCAGGATCAGGAAGGCTACGGCATCGTCCACAATGACCTCCACCATCACAACTTTCACGTACATAACGGGGAGATTATCTTTTTCGACTTTGGGGATGTCTCGTACCATTGGTTCGCCTACGATATCGCCATCGCCATCTATCATGCAGTCCAGACGGTTCCGGAAAACCGGAAAGCCGAGTTTGTGGCCCGATTCTTCGACTCGTTTTTATCCGGCTACCTTCAAGAGAATACGCTGAGTGAGGATTGGATCGAGCGAATTCCATATTTCATCGACTTCCGCAATATCTACTCCTTTGTCTATTTCTCCAAATTCGTAAATTGGAATGAGATGGATGAACGCACCCGGAAATATCTGTTGGCGATGAAAGCGGATATTGAGGAAGGCAAATCCGTTGTAAAGCTGTCTATATAA